A window of the Clupea harengus chromosome 8, Ch_v2.0.2, whole genome shotgun sequence genome harbors these coding sequences:
- the taok1b gene encoding serine/threonine-protein kinase TAO1, with the protein MPPTNRAGSLKDPDIAELFFKEDPEKLFADLREIGHGSFGAVYFARDVRTSEVVAIKKMSYSGKQSNEKWQDIIKEVKFLQRIQHPNSIEYKGCYLREHTAWLVMEYCLGSASDLLEVHKKPLQEMEIAAITHGALEGLAYLHSHNLIHRDIKAGNILLTEPGQVKLADFGSASIACPANSFVGTPYWMAPEVILAMDEGQYDGKVDVWSLGITCVELAERKPPLFNMNAMSALYHIAQNESPSLQSSEWTDYFRNFVDSCLQKLPQDRPTSEDLLKHAFVSRERPDTVLMDLILRTKEAVRELDNLQYRKMKKLLFQEAHNGPAVEVQDGEEESEHGVGRTGTVNSVGSNQSIPSMSISASSQSSSVNSLPDAADDKSELDMMEGDHTVMSNSSVIHLKPGEEAGYREEPEPRSRPPEAQAAPIQHVRHKHRNREHFATIRTASLVTRQMQEHEQDSELREQMSGYKRMRRQHQKHLMALENKLKAEMDEHRLRLDKELETQRNSFASEIEKLVKKHQASMEKDAKTFSNDEKKFQQHIQVQQKKELSSFLESQKREYKLRKEQLKEELNENQSTPKKEKQEWLSKQKENIQHFQAEEEANLLRRQRQYLDLECRRFKRRILIARHNVEQDLAREELNKRQTQKDLEHAMLLRHHESMQELEVRQLGIIQKMRAELIRLQHQTELTNQLEYNKRRERELRRKHVMEVRQQPKSLKSKELQIKKQFQDTCKIQTRQYKALRNHLLETTPKPDHKAVLKRLKEEQTRKLAVLAEQYDHSINDMLSTQALRLDEAQEAECQVLKMQLQQELELLNAYQSKIKMQTDAQHDRERKELEQRVSLRRALLEQKIEEEMLALQNERSERIRSLLERQAREIEAFDSESMRLGFSNMVLSNLASDVHSHSFPGAPGVWNAQHSGASSQGLHWGGGGGGSSGHHGGSQHHHHPHHQGSGGGLQQQQAWAHGLPAGGPPPWGLHGSGGSQRSSGGGSGGVRNSPLEVRRTSSGSRSEQGMSRSASIASQISNGSHLSFT; encoded by the exons CTGGTCATGGAGTACTGCTTAGGGTCGGCCTCAGACCTCCTTGAGG TCCACAAAAAGCCCCTTCAGGAAATGGAGATTGCAGCAATAACGCACGGTGCTCTGGAGGGCCTGGCCTACCTTCATTCCCACAACTTGATTCACAG aGATATTAAAGCTGGGAACATCCTGCTGACGGAGCCCGGACAGGTCAAACTGGCAGACTTTGGCTCGGCCTCCATCGCCTGTCCTGCAAACTCCTTTGTGGGCACGCCATATTG gATGGCCCCAGAGGTGATTCTGGCTATGGATGAGGGGCAGTATGACGGCAAGGTGGATGTCTGGTCCCTCGGTATCACCTGTGTAGAATTAG CGGAGAGGAAGCCCCCTCTGTTCAACATGAATGCAATGAGTGCCTTATACCATATAGCGCAGAATGAGAGCCCATCACTACAGTCTAGTGAATG GACGGATTACTTTAGAAACTTTGTTGATTCATGCCTTCAGAAACTCCCCCAGGACAGGCCGACCTCTGAGGACCTACTGAAA CACGCCTTTGTCTCGAGGGAGAGGCCAGACACAGTCCTGATGGACCTCATCCTGCGCACCAAGGAGGCGGTTCGGGAGCTGGACAATCTGCAGTACCGCAAAATGAAAAAGCTCCTGTTCCAGGAGGCGCACAACGGCCCTGCCGTGGAGGTTCAGGACGGAGAGGAG GAGTCTGAGCATGGCGTGGGTCGAACTGGCACGGTGAACAGCGTGGGCAGTAACCAGTCCATCCCCAGCATGTCAATCAGTGCCAGCTCCCAGAGCAGCTCCGTCAACAGCCTGCCCGATGCCGCAGACGACAAGAGCGAGCTGGACATGATGGAGGGAGACCACACGGTCATGTCCAACAGCTCCGTCATCCACCTCAAACCA GGAGAAGAAGCGGGCTACCGCGAGGAGCCAGAACCCCGCAGCCGGCCGCCAGAGGCTCAGGCTGCACCTATACAGCACGTGCGGCACAAGCACAGAAACCGCGAGCACTTTGCCACCATCCGTACCGCCTCACTG gtgacgAGGCAGATGCAGGAGCACGAGCAGGACTCTGAGCTGCGGGAGCAGATGTCGGGCTACAAGCGCATGCGGCGGCAGCACCAGAAGCACCTGATGGCGCTGGAGAACAAGCTGAAGGCGGAGATGGATGAGCACCGCCTGCGCCTGGACAAGGAGCTGGAGACGCAGAGGAACAGCTTTGCTTCCGAGATAGAGAAGCTCGTCAAAAAACACCAGGCATCCATGGAGAAAGAC GCAAAGACCTTTTCCAACGATGAGAAGAAGTTCCAGCAGCACATTCAGGTTCAGCAGAAAAAAGAGCTGAGCAGCTTCCTCGAGTCCCAGAAACGAGAATACAAGCTACGCAAGGAGCAGCTGAAAGAG GAGCTTAATGAGAACCAGTCGACGCCCAAGAAGGAGAAGCAGGAGTGGCTGTCCAAGCAGAAGGAGAACATCCAGCACTTccaggcggaggaggaggccaaCCTGCTGCGTCGCCAGCGCCAGTACCTGGATCTGGAATGCCGGCGCTTCAAGAGGCGCATCCTCATCGCCCGCCACAACGTGGAGCAGGACCTGGCCCGAGAG GAGCTGAACAAACGTCAGACGCAGAAGGACCTGGAGCACGCCATGCTGTTGCGCCACCACGAGTCCATGCAGGAGCTGGAGGTGCGGCAGCTGGGCATCATCCAGAAGATGCGCGCCGAGCTCATCCGACTGCAGCACCAGACCGAGCTCACCAACCAGCTGGAGTACAACAAGCGGCGGGAGCGCGAGCTGCGCCGCAAGCACGTCATGGAGGTCCGCCAGCAGCCCAAGAGCCTCAAG TCCAAGGAGCTTCAAATCAAAAAGCAGTTCCAGGACACGTGCAAGATCCAGACCCGTCAGTACAAGGCCCTGCGGAACCACCTGCTGGAGACGACGCCCAAGCCGGACCACAAGGCCGTTCTGAAGCGGCTGAAGGAGGAGCAGACGCGCAAACTGGCCGTCCTGGCCGAGCAGTACGACCACTCCATCAACGACATGCTCTCCACGCAAGCG CTGCGTCTGGACGAGGCTCAGGAGGCCGAGTGCCAGGTGCTGAAGatgcagctgcagcaggagctggagctgctcaACGCGTACCAGAGCAAGATCAAGATGCAGACGGACGCCCAGCACGACCGCGAGAGGaaggagctggagcagagagTGTCGCTCCGGAGGGCCCTGCTCGAACAGAAG ATTGAGGAGGAGATGCTGGCCTTGCAGAACGAGCGGTCGGAGCGCATCCGCTCACTGCTGGAGCGTCAGGCGCGCGAGATCGAGGCCTTCGACTCGGAGAGCATGCGCTTGGGCTTCAGCAACATGGTCCTGTCCAACCTGGCCTCCGACGTCCACAGCCACAGCTTCCCAGGGGCCCCCGGGGTCTGGAACGCCCAGCACAGCGGCGCCAGCTCCCAGGGGCTGCACTGGGGAGGCGGCGGGGGCGGGAGCAGTGGCCACCACGGAGGCAGCCAGCACCATCACCATCCCCATCACCAGGGGAGTGGCGgaggcctccagcagcagcaggcctggGCCCACGGGCTGCCTGCGGGGGGGCCGCCGCCCTGGGGCCTCCACGGTTCGGGGGGGAGCCAGAGGTCGAGCGGCGGGGGCAGTGGAGGGGTGCGGAACAGCCCCCTGGAGGTGCGGAGGACCTCCTCCGGGAGTCGGAGCGAGCAGGGTATGAGCAGGAGCGCCAGCATCGCCTCACAGATCTCCAATGGGTCGCATTTGTCCTTCACGTAA